In a genomic window of Vidua chalybeata isolate OUT-0048 chromosome 30, bVidCha1 merged haplotype, whole genome shotgun sequence:
- the C1QL4 gene encoding complement C1q-like protein 4 — protein sequence MLLVLLVAIPLLVHGSKAAAHYEMLGSCRMVCDPYPELPPASPPPFLPGAKGEPGRKGRAGLRGPPGPPGPRGPPGEPGRPGPPGPPGPGPGGYIPSFYSPKIAFYAGLRKPHEGYEVLRFDDVVTNVGNYYEPSSGKFTCPLPGIYFFTYHVLMRGGDGTSMWADLMKNGQVRASAIAQDADQNYDYASNSVILHLDVGDEVFVKLDGGKVHGGNTNKYSTFSGFIVYPD from the exons atgctgctggtgctgctggtggccatCCCGCTGCTCGTGCACGGCTCCAAGGCGGCCGCGCACTACGAGATGCTGGGCAGCTGCCGCATGGTCTGCGACCCCTACCCCGAGCTGCCCCCCGCCTCCCCGCCGCCCTTCCTGCCCGGGGCCAAGGGCGAGCCGGGCCGCAAGGGCCGCGCCGGCCTCCGCGGGCCACCGGGGCCACCGGGCCCGCGGGGACCTCCGGGAGAACCGGGCCGGCCGGGCCCGCCGGGGCctccggggccggggccgggcgggtACATCCCGTCCTTCTACAGCCCCAAAATCGCTTTTTACGCCGGCCTGAGGAAGCCGCACGAGGGCTACGAGGTGCTGCGCTTCGACGATGTGGTGACCAACGTGGGCAACTACTACGAGCCCTCGAGCGGCAAGTTCACCTGCCCCCTGCCCGGCATCTACTTCTTCACCTACCACGTCCTGATGCGCGGCGGGGACGGCACCAGCATGTGGGCCGACCTGATGAAGAACGGGCAG GTGCGTGCCAGCGCCATCGCGCAGGACGCGGACCAGAACTACGACTACGCGAGCAACAGCGTCATCCTGCACCTGGACGTGGGCGACGAGGTGTTCGTCAAGCTGGACGGGGGCAAAGTGCACGGCGGCAACACCAACAAGTACAGCACCTTCTCCGGCTTCATCGTCTACCCCGACtga
- the PFDN5 gene encoding prefoldin subunit 5, producing the protein MAQAVSVGELGLPQLELLKGQLEQEVEFLSSSLAQLKVVQTKFVEAKECLNVLHKGNEGKDLLVPLTSSMYVPGKLQDVRTVLVDVGTGYYVEKSAEAARAFFKRKIEFLTRQMEKIQPALQEKHAMKQAVLEMMTQKLQQLTAAPGVPGGAKA; encoded by the exons ATGGCGCAGGCCGTGAGCgtgggggagctggggctgccgcagctggagctgctcaaggggcagctggagcag GAGGTGGAGTTCCTGTCCTCGTCCCTGGCCCAGCTCAAGGTGGTGCAGACCAAGTTCGTGGAGGCCAAGGAGTGCCTGAACGTCCTTCACAAAGGCAACGAGG GGAAGGATCTCCTGGTGCCCCTCACCAGCTCC ATGTACGTGCCGGGCAAGCTGCAGGACGTGCGCACGGTCCTGGTGGACGTCGGCACCGGGTACTACGTGGagaag tcTGCCGAGGCCGCCCGGGCGTTTTTCAAGCGGAAAATCGAATTCCTGACGCGGCAGATGGAGAAAATCCAACCGGCCCTGCAGGAGAAGCACGCCATGAAACAGG CCGTGCTGGAGATGATGAcgcagaagctgcagcagctgacGGCGGctccgggggtcccggggggcgCCAAGGCgtag
- the SPATS2 gene encoding spermatogenesis-associated serine-rich protein 2 gives MSRKQQPKDPSAFVFDVRSGAVRAQGGGCENMREKVQAVRAVVPNRSNTEIVLVLQHFDNAVDRAVQAFMEGNASEVLKEWTVTGKKKNKKKKPKAKAQPDPSPPAPGPGQEESWEKLEKLEKLEKLEKLGKLGKLEKLEKHLGKLGIAINGFHGNRSPSLESLGDGAEGAAALGNGIPAFPGPAQPPSPARSLRSGPGSPGGRKMGCSLERSLKDLQRCSVALARFRALLREEVETSLRRVRLVFGEIQSCLMDREVALLAEMDKVKAEAMELLSLRQRRAGIPVELLSLRQRRAEALRALTEAAPGMSEEQLLELRADIKHFVSERKFDEELGRAGRFGCDLEGLRGSIGAFGTGGFPPQAELFQPLPLQLRPRILGINPGISNGINNGISNGISNGINPGISNGINPGINTGIPDGIGPGIPPGIPGIPRGRRRPNGATPGPTEF, from the exons ATGTCCAGGAAACAGCAGCCCAAAG ATCCCTCGGCGTTCGTGTTCGACGTTCGCTCCGGGGCCGTGCGGGCGCAGGGCGGCGGCTGCGAGAACATGCGGGAGAAG gTGCAGGCCGTGCGGGCCGTGGTTCCCAACCGCAGCAACACCGAGAtcgtgctggtgctgcagcacttCGACAACGCCGTGGACAGAGCGGTGCAGGCCTTCATGGAGG gaaatgcCAGTGAGGTGCTCAAGGAATGGACggtgactgggaaaaaaaag aacaagaagaaaaaacccaaagccaagGCCCAGCCCGAcccctcccccccagccccgggccccgggcaggaggagagctgggaaaagctggaaaagctggaaaagctggaaaagctggaaaagctgggaaagctgggaaagctggaaaagctggaaaagcaccTGGGCAAACTGGGAATTGCCATCAACGGTTTCCATGGCAAccgctccccatccctggagtcGCTGGGAGACGGCGCCGAGGGCGCGGCAG CCCTTGGGAACGGAATTCCGGCTTTtcctggcccagcccagcccccgagcccggcccggAGCCTCCGGAGCGGCCCCGGCTCCCCCGGGGGCAGAAAAATGG gctgcagcctggagcGCTCCCTGAAGGACCTGCAGCGCTGCTCCGTGGCCCTGGCGCGGTTCCGGGCGCTGCTGCGCGAGGAGGTGGAGACGTCGCTGAGGAGAGTGCGGCTGGTGTTCGGGGAGATCCAGAGCTg cctcatgGATCGGGAGGTGGCTCTGCTGGCTGAGATGGACAAAGTCAAGGCAGAAGCAA tggagctgctgtccctgcgGCAGCGCCGGGCTGGGATTCCCG tggagctgctgtccctgcgGCAGCGCCGGGCCGAGGCTCTGCGGGCTCTGACCGAGGCGGCCCCGGGGATGTcggaggagcagctgctggagctccgCGCTGACATCAAG CACTTTGTGAGCGAGCGCAAGTTCGACGAGgagctgggccgggccgggcgcttCGGCTGCGACCTGGAGGGGCTGCGGGGCAGCATCGGAGCCTTCGGGACAGGTGG TTTCCCACCCCAGGCCGAGCTATTCCAGCCGCTCCCGCTGCAGCTCCGGCCCCGGATCCTCGGGATCAACCCCGGGATCAGCAATGGGATCAACAATGGGATCAGCAATGGGATCAGCAATGGGATCAACCCCGGGATCAGCAATGGGATCAACCCCGGGATCAACACCGGCATTCCCGACGGGATCGGCCCCGGGATCCCCCCCGGAATTCCCGGGATCCCCCGAGGACGGCGCCGCCCCAACGGAGCCACCCCCGGCCCCACAG AATTTTGA